A single genomic interval of Eleutherodactylus coqui strain aEleCoq1 chromosome 3, aEleCoq1.hap1, whole genome shotgun sequence harbors:
- the GSG1 gene encoding germ cell-specific gene 1 protein, whose protein sequence is MHLASEAASSARFLQKTSSMELTEVVHWRRAVLAVVFNLVSLALSTTALLSSYWCEGTQKVPKPLCGNGKATKCIVVPIAVESINASGQDVVHYSWETGDDRFAFRYFHTGIWYSCEENILGTDEKCRSFLELTPPAERGILWLSLGSELVYIILLVISFGLLLLEIFYTGNPVCGLKLNAFAAMSSVLSGLLGMVAHMMYTQVFQATVSLGPEDWRPHSWDYGWAFYTAWASFTCCMASAVTTLNTYTKTVLEFRRNQKAFQQSLKEQTCFLNNKGINVYRDKPVHSVSESVDFYTELQKKVLLRDHSMDLEDVEESMEEEHC, encoded by the exons ATGCACCTTGCATCAGAAGCTGCATCatctgcaagatttctgcagaaGACTTCATCA ATGGAGCTCACAGAAGTTGTACATTGGCGTCGTGCCGTACTAGCAGTCGTCTTCAACCTGGTGTCCCTTGCTCTCTCTACTACAGCACTTCTAAGTAGCTACTGGTGTGAAGGCACACAAAAAGTTCCTAAACCTCTTTGTGGAAATGGAAAGGCCACTAAATGCATTGTGGTTCCCATAGCTGTGGAGAGCATTAATGCCTCAGGTCAAGACGTGGTACACTACAgttgggagacgggagatgacaGATTTGCTTTCCGCTATTTCCACACTGGAATTTGGTATTCTTGTGAAGAGAATATTTTGGGGACAG ATGAGAAATGTCGAAGCTTTTTAGAGTTAACACCCCCTGCTGAAAGAG GGATCCTATGGCTTTCATTAGGATCGGAACTCGTGTACATTATACTGTTAGTCATTAGCTTCGGACTGCTGCTACTGGAAATATTTTACACTGGAAACCCCGTCTGTGGACTGAAGCTGAACGCATTTGCTGCAATGTCTTCAGTGCTCTCAG GACTTCTAGGGATGGTGGCGCACATGATGTACACTCAGGTTTTCCAAGCCACTGTGAGCCTTGGACCAGAGGACTGGAGACCACATTCATGGGATTACGGTTGGGCATTTTA CACCGCATGGGCATCTTTCACTTGCTGCATGGCTTCTGCTGTCACAACTCTAAACACTTACACCAAGACTGTTCTGGAATTTAGAAGAAATCAGAAAGCTTTTCAGCAGAGCTTGAAGGAGCAAACCTGCTTTCTGAATAACAAAGGAATAAATGTCTATAGAGACAAGCCTGTCCACTCTGTGTCAGAAAGTGTGGATTTCTACACAGAACTTCAAAAGAAAGTCCTTCTACGTGACCATTCAATGGATCTCGAGGATGTGGAAGAATCCATGGAGGAGGAACATTGCTAG